From one Candidatus Binataceae bacterium genomic stretch:
- the glmU gene encoding bifunctional UDP-N-acetylglucosamine diphosphorylase/glucosamine-1-phosphate N-acetyltransferase GlmU codes for AIPEHFTGDVLIGYGDVPMVTSATLAAFWSAHRQSGAALSLVSVRVADPSAYGRVVRDPAGKVRAVVEARDASAAERAINEINTGFYCASAQFLRVALAELKTNNAQGEYYLTDIVTIARARGLEVNAWVADGPFEFAGVNSREELANMEAQIREQTNRKLMAAGVTLIDPATAYISEQAQVAADVVIGPNVQILGRCRIGEGVQIDGTAWLKDVEIGPRCHLKIGVRAEQCRIGEDSEIGPFANLREGTDLEGHNRIGNFVETKKARIGQGTKASHLSYLGDAVIGRDTNVGCGVITVNYDGYDKHETRIGDRCMIGCDTQLIAPITVGSDVYVASGTTIVREASDGALVMSHHPQREKPGWMQKWRERHNDPTPVKGSDKQRSSA; via the coding sequence GCAATTCCCGAGCATTTCACCGGCGACGTCCTGATCGGCTACGGCGACGTGCCGATGGTGACCAGCGCAACGCTCGCCGCCTTCTGGAGCGCACATCGTCAGAGCGGGGCTGCGCTTTCGTTGGTGAGCGTGCGCGTGGCGGATCCTTCCGCCTATGGCCGCGTGGTGCGCGACCCGGCGGGAAAGGTGCGGGCGGTGGTGGAGGCCCGCGATGCGTCGGCGGCGGAGCGCGCGATCAACGAGATCAATACCGGTTTCTACTGCGCCTCCGCCCAATTCCTGCGGGTCGCGCTGGCAGAGCTCAAGACCAACAACGCACAGGGCGAATATTATCTGACCGATATTGTAACGATTGCGCGAGCGCGCGGACTCGAAGTGAATGCCTGGGTGGCAGACGGCCCGTTCGAGTTCGCCGGAGTCAATTCGCGCGAGGAGCTGGCAAACATGGAAGCGCAGATTCGCGAGCAAACTAATCGCAAGTTGATGGCCGCGGGCGTGACCCTGATCGACCCGGCGACCGCTTACATTTCCGAGCAGGCCCAGGTAGCAGCGGACGTGGTGATCGGACCCAACGTGCAGATTCTCGGGCGTTGTCGGATCGGCGAAGGCGTGCAAATCGACGGCACCGCGTGGCTCAAGGACGTTGAGATAGGACCGCGCTGTCATCTGAAGATCGGAGTCCGCGCGGAGCAATGTCGAATCGGCGAGGATTCCGAGATCGGCCCATTCGCAAATCTGCGTGAGGGGACCGACCTGGAAGGCCACAACCGAATCGGCAATTTCGTGGAGACCAAGAAGGCGCGCATCGGACAGGGCACCAAGGCGAGCCACCTCAGCTACCTCGGCGATGCGGTTATCGGACGCGACACCAACGTCGGATGTGGCGTGATCACCGTCAACTACGACGGCTACGACAAGCACGAGACCCGCATCGGCGATCGCTGTATGATCGGCTGCGATACACAGTTGATCGCGCCGATTACGGTCGGCAGCGACGTGTACGTAGCATCGGGCACCACCATCGTGCGCGAAGCCAGCGATGGCGCGCTGGTGATGTCGCACCATCCCCAGCGCGAGAAGCCGGGATGGATGCAGAAGTGGCGGGAGCGCCACAACGATCCGACCCCGGTAAAGGGATCGGACAAGCAGCGCTCCTCCGCCTAA